One genomic segment of Ferrimonas sp. YFM includes these proteins:
- a CDS encoding DUF4442 domain-containing protein has translation MAIPFSAAAFRRLINLWPPFLFSSIKLEHLEPDYSYCRVVLKERPWNRNINRSHFGGSLFSMTDPIYALLLMGKLGRGYRVWDKAASIDFIKPGKGKLTAEFRVSEEQLAMIREATECGSKHHPEFVVEVIDARGEVVCRLHRTLYVRKVYANKQERAA, from the coding sequence TTCTGCGGCCGCTTTTCGCCGCCTGATCAACCTCTGGCCCCCCTTCCTGTTCAGCAGCATCAAGCTGGAGCATCTGGAGCCGGACTACAGCTACTGCCGGGTGGTGCTGAAAGAGCGCCCCTGGAACCGCAATATCAATCGCAGCCACTTTGGTGGCAGCCTGTTTTCCATGACCGACCCCATCTATGCCCTGTTGCTGATGGGGAAGCTGGGTCGGGGCTACCGGGTGTGGGACAAGGCCGCGTCCATCGATTTCATCAAGCCGGGTAAGGGCAAGCTGACCGCAGAGTTTCGTGTCAGTGAGGAGCAGTTGGCGATGATTCGTGAGGCCACCGAGTGTGGTTCCAAGCATCACCCGGAGTTTGTGGTGGAGGTGATTGACGCCCGGGGTGAGGTGGTGTGCCGTCTGCACCGCACCCTCTATGTGCGCAAGGTGTACGCCAACAAGCAGGAGCGCGCCGCCTGA